From the Opitutia bacterium genome, one window contains:
- the sufT gene encoding putative Fe-S cluster assembly protein SufT, giving the protein MQNRERTLSRDVVAHQIPSGDKQTLPAGETVLIHQVLGGSYTVQTGYGLFRINSTDADALGEQVAAPSTLNSQPSTSPDGAPDPEQIWQQLRQVYDPEIPVNIVDLGLIYTMDISKADDGGHKVDVAMTLTAPGCGMGPVIAEDAKSKILLVPGVAAADVRITWEPPWNQSMISEEGKMKLGLI; this is encoded by the coding sequence ATGCAAAACCGCGAACGCACCCTCTCCCGCGACGTCGTCGCGCACCAGATCCCGTCCGGCGACAAGCAGACGCTCCCCGCCGGCGAGACCGTCCTCATCCACCAAGTCCTCGGCGGCAGCTACACGGTGCAGACGGGCTACGGCCTGTTCCGCATCAACAGCACCGACGCTGACGCGCTCGGCGAACAAGTCGCCGCGCCCTCAACCCTCAACTCCCAGCCCTCAACTTCGCCGGACGGCGCGCCCGATCCCGAGCAGATCTGGCAACAACTCCGCCAAGTCTACGACCCGGAAATCCCCGTCAACATCGTCGACCTCGGCCTCATCTACACGATGGACATTTCGAAGGCCGACGACGGCGGCCACAAGGTCGACGTCGCCATGACGCTCACCGCTCCCGGCTGTGGCATGGGCCCGGTCATCGCCGAAGACGCGAAGAGCAAAATCCTCCTCGTCCCCGGCGTCGCCGCCGCCGACGTGCGCATCACCTGGGAACCACCCTGGAACCAATCGATGATTTCCGAAGAGGGAAAGATGAAGCTCGGACTCATCTGA
- a CDS encoding glucan biosynthesis protein, with product MNFHRLITTLAAFAWLASAGSLRAGVERVTVDHEYVKQLAAEIATEPYEPPREQVSPFFRKLGYDQYRRIRFIPENSLWRSDNLPFQVQFFHPGYLFNQTVEVHEFTATHTQPLPFTQKFFDYQELKPSFWAKRGLNYAGFRVINEINQPGKWDEIISFLGASYFRALAKEQRYGLSARGLALNSGGPAPEEFPSFIEFWLGKPDLGAKSLVVHALLDSKSVCGAYSFVITPGDETVVDVKATLYFRTAVDLPGFAPLTSMFWYGEMSPHHYGDFRPEVHDSDGLLVAPSKDERVWRPLTNPPGLLRSDIPAPALAGFGLLQRDRNFSSYEDLEAFYHMRPSVWVEAIGQWPAGKVRLVELPAGNEFNDNIVAFFTPDAPVALGKPMELNWRLHWTNASTFGGGLGWVRSTRQTQHDGAENRTRYVVDFNGLKPDVVPVDAELFPEIVTAGPAKLEHTHVVRNEQDGSWRLVMAFSAPAGSPLTELRARLKLGDKVVTETWAMSWKP from the coding sequence ATGAATTTTCATCGTCTCATCACGACGCTCGCCGCTTTCGCGTGGCTCGCCTCCGCCGGGTCGCTGCGTGCCGGCGTCGAGCGGGTCACGGTCGATCACGAATACGTGAAGCAGCTCGCGGCGGAGATCGCCACTGAGCCCTACGAGCCCCCGCGCGAGCAAGTGAGCCCGTTTTTCCGGAAGCTCGGCTACGACCAATATCGCCGCATCCGTTTCATTCCGGAGAACTCCTTGTGGCGGTCGGACAACCTGCCGTTTCAGGTCCAGTTCTTTCATCCCGGCTACCTGTTCAACCAGACTGTCGAGGTGCACGAGTTCACGGCGACGCACACGCAGCCGCTGCCGTTCACCCAGAAATTCTTCGACTACCAGGAGCTGAAACCGTCCTTCTGGGCCAAGCGCGGCCTCAACTACGCGGGCTTCCGCGTGATCAACGAAATCAACCAGCCGGGCAAATGGGACGAGATCATCTCGTTTCTCGGCGCGAGCTACTTCCGCGCCCTCGCGAAGGAGCAGCGTTACGGCCTCTCCGCGCGCGGCCTCGCGCTCAACTCCGGTGGTCCCGCGCCCGAGGAGTTCCCGTCGTTCATCGAATTTTGGCTCGGCAAGCCCGACCTCGGTGCGAAATCCCTCGTCGTCCACGCCCTGCTCGACAGCAAATCCGTCTGCGGCGCCTACAGCTTCGTCATCACGCCGGGCGACGAGACCGTCGTGGACGTGAAGGCCACGCTCTATTTCCGCACCGCCGTCGATCTGCCGGGCTTTGCGCCGCTCACGAGCATGTTCTGGTATGGCGAGATGTCGCCGCACCACTACGGCGATTTCCGCCCCGAGGTGCACGACTCCGACGGCCTGCTCGTCGCCCCCAGCAAGGACGAGCGCGTCTGGCGCCCGCTCACGAATCCGCCCGGCTTGCTCCGCAGCGACATCCCCGCGCCCGCGCTCGCCGGCTTCGGCCTGCTCCAGCGCGACCGCAACTTCTCCAGCTACGAAGACCTCGAGGCCTTCTACCACATGCGCCCGAGCGTCTGGGTCGAAGCGATCGGCCAGTGGCCCGCCGGCAAAGTCCGCCTCGTCGAGCTGCCCGCCGGCAACGAATTCAACGACAACATCGTCGCCTTCTTCACGCCCGACGCCCCGGTCGCACTCGGCAAGCCGATGGAGCTGAACTGGCGCCTCCACTGGACCAACGCGTCCACTTTCGGCGGCGGGTTGGGCTGGGTGCGCTCGACGCGCCAGACCCAGCACGACGGCGCCGAGAACCGCACGCGCTACGTCGTCGATTTCAACGGCCTCAAGCCCGACGTCGTGCCCGTCGACGCCGAGCTTTTTCCCGAAATCGTCACCGCCGGCCCCGCCAAGCTCGAGCACACGCACGTCGTCCGCAACGAGCAGGACGGCTCGTGGCGCCTCGTGATGGCATTCTCCGCGCCCGCCGGCTCGCCGCTCACCGAGCTGCGCGCCCGCCTCAAGCTCGGCGACAAGGTCGTCACCGAGACTTGGGCGATGTCCTGGAAGCCGTGA
- a CDS encoding transcriptional repressor, protein MDNETTPFTPDALVKRLTDSGLRPTPQREVVFKVIVEKRDHPTADEIFARVKSQMPTISLATVYNCLETLVQCGLVRQVNFERAPTRYCPNLCQHAHFRDEATGELHDIELPADVIARLHELLPPGFSASDIELSFRGKAAHPPITHGAN, encoded by the coding sequence ATGGACAACGAAACCACGCCTTTCACCCCCGACGCGCTCGTGAAGCGCCTCACCGACTCCGGCCTGCGGCCCACGCCGCAGCGCGAAGTCGTTTTCAAGGTCATCGTTGAAAAACGCGACCACCCGACGGCCGACGAAATCTTCGCCCGCGTGAAGTCCCAGATGCCGACCATCTCGCTCGCCACCGTCTACAATTGCCTCGAGACGCTCGTGCAGTGCGGCCTCGTCCGCCAGGTGAACTTCGAGCGCGCGCCGACGCGCTATTGCCCGAATCTCTGCCAGCACGCGCATTTCCGCGACGAGGCGACGGGCGAACTCCACGACATCGAGCTGCCCGCCGACGTCATCGCGCGCCTCCACGAGCTGCTCCCGCCGGGCTTCAGCGCGTCGGACATCGAACTGAGCTTCCGCGGCAAAGCCGCCCACCCGCCCATCACGCACGGCGCCAACTGA
- the sufD gene encoding Fe-S cluster assembly protein SufD, whose amino-acid sequence MPSSVSAPTSATVGSFTREAFAAHLTRVAHLPAWWLDRKRAAYERFAALPMPKRTDEGWRFSNFAALTLDGFTLPEPIQLADAHHTTMGITGAGTLALANHRVVVNESVAAEFAQKGVIFESLQNALLKHGELVREHLLTQPSKLGSEKFAALHEAFLEDGAFVYVPKNTEVAVPFGVFHYAAHSGTALFPHTLVVADENAKVTVADFFRSANAGERQFVCGGNDLFAGHGAQITYVAMQDWSRETLSLQFNATVARRDARVLSLNLHAGARQARHESFSQLQAPGAHSEMLALTIAHDTQEFDQRTLQIHQAPNTSSNLLYKNALLDKAKTIFSGLIVVDPDAQKTDAYQSNRNLMLSDDAEAHSLPGLEIQANDVRCTHGATSARIPAEQEFYLQSRGIAKAQADELLVFGFFEEVLGKIENQELHDRLSEIIRAKFKE is encoded by the coding sequence ATGCCCTCTTCCGTTTCCGCTCCCACTTCCGCCACCGTCGGCTCCTTCACCCGCGAAGCCTTCGCCGCGCACCTCACGCGCGTCGCCCACCTCCCCGCGTGGTGGCTCGACCGCAAGCGCGCCGCTTACGAGCGCTTCGCCGCCCTCCCGATGCCCAAGCGCACCGACGAGGGCTGGCGTTTCTCCAACTTCGCCGCGCTCACGCTCGACGGCTTCACGCTGCCCGAGCCGATCCAACTCGCCGACGCCCACCACACCACGATGGGCATCACCGGCGCCGGCACGCTCGCGCTCGCCAACCACCGCGTGGTCGTGAACGAGTCCGTCGCCGCCGAGTTCGCGCAGAAGGGCGTGATCTTCGAGTCGCTCCAAAACGCCCTCCTCAAGCACGGTGAACTCGTCCGCGAACACCTGCTCACGCAGCCGTCGAAGCTCGGCTCCGAGAAATTCGCCGCCTTGCACGAGGCTTTCCTCGAGGACGGCGCCTTCGTCTACGTGCCGAAGAACACCGAGGTCGCCGTCCCGTTCGGCGTCTTCCACTACGCCGCCCACTCCGGCACCGCCCTCTTCCCGCACACGCTCGTCGTCGCCGACGAGAACGCGAAGGTCACCGTCGCCGATTTCTTCCGCTCCGCCAACGCGGGCGAGCGCCAGTTCGTCTGCGGCGGCAACGACCTCTTCGCCGGCCACGGCGCGCAGATCACCTACGTCGCCATGCAGGACTGGAGCCGCGAGACGCTCTCGCTCCAATTCAACGCCACCGTCGCCCGCCGCGACGCGCGCGTGCTCTCCCTCAATCTCCACGCCGGTGCGCGCCAGGCGCGGCACGAGAGTTTCTCTCAGTTGCAAGCGCCCGGCGCGCACTCGGAGATGCTCGCGCTCACGATCGCGCACGACACGCAGGAGTTCGACCAGCGCACGCTGCAGATTCACCAGGCGCCCAACACGTCTTCGAATCTCCTCTACAAGAACGCGCTCCTCGACAAGGCGAAGACCATCTTCTCCGGCCTGATCGTCGTCGATCCCGACGCGCAGAAGACCGACGCCTATCAGTCGAACCGCAACCTCATGCTCTCCGACGACGCCGAGGCGCACTCGCTCCCCGGCCTCGAGATCCAGGCCAACGACGTCCGCTGCACCCACGGCGCCACGTCCGCCCGCATCCCCGCCGAGCAGGAATTTTATCTCCAGTCGCGCGGCATCGCGAAAGCCCAAGCCGACGAGTTGCTCGTCTTCGGTTTCTTCGAGGAAGTCCTCGGCAAAATCGAGAACCAGGAACTCCACGACCGCCTGAGCGAAATCATCCGCGCCAAGTTCAAAGAGTAA
- a CDS encoding alpha/beta hydrolase, with product MQTLAYGSAPSQVGDLYLPANARPAVVVLLHGGFWRAPYGRDELAPIATDLVARGYAVWNLEYRRVGEPGGGWPGTLSDVAEGIDHLAALVDQGVALDLSRVVVAGHSAGGHLALWAAAKNRPSSAVTGPRRVRLRGAAGLAPVADLAQAHALHSGRDAVATFLGGTPESHPARYAAADPHRLLPLGTHQLLLHGTVDDVLPFTLTRDYAAAARAAGDEVEFVELADADHFAFTDLASPAHRVLCQRLAELLH from the coding sequence ATGCAAACCCTCGCCTACGGCTCCGCGCCCAGCCAAGTCGGAGATCTCTATCTGCCCGCGAATGCGCGGCCGGCCGTCGTCGTCCTGCTGCACGGCGGCTTCTGGCGCGCGCCCTATGGTCGCGACGAACTAGCACCGATCGCGACCGATCTCGTCGCGCGGGGCTACGCGGTTTGGAATCTGGAATACCGCCGCGTCGGCGAGCCGGGCGGCGGCTGGCCGGGCACTCTTTCCGATGTCGCCGAAGGCATCGACCACCTCGCCGCTCTCGTAGACCAAGGCGTCGCGCTCGATCTCTCGCGCGTCGTAGTCGCCGGACACTCCGCCGGAGGCCACCTCGCATTGTGGGCAGCAGCGAAAAATCGCCCCTCCTCCGCCGTGACCGGGCCGCGGCGCGTGCGCCTGCGCGGCGCCGCCGGCCTCGCGCCAGTGGCCGATCTGGCCCAAGCCCACGCGTTGCACTCCGGCCGCGACGCCGTCGCCACCTTCCTCGGCGGCACCCCCGAATCTCATCCCGCTCGCTACGCTGCTGCCGACCCGCACCGCCTGCTTCCGCTCGGCACGCACCAACTGCTCTTGCACGGCACCGTGGACGACGTGCTCCCGTTCACCCTCACCCGCGACTACGCCGCCGCCGCGCGCGCGGCGGGCGACGAAGTCGAGTTCGTCGAACTCGCGGACGCCGACCACTTCGCGTTCACCGACCTCGCCAGCCCTGCGCATCGCGTGTTGTGCCAGCGCCTCGCCGAGCTGTTGCACTGA
- the sufB gene encoding Fe-S cluster assembly protein SufB, whose protein sequence is MKPPSETDAVDAAVENPVAGIDQSAGNFSYDVNYEFDAGTGLTENTVRYISSVKKEADWLLEFRLKALKTFLEKPMPTHWATKDLENINFDKIRYYLSSGQKPKRTWDEVPDDIKKTFERLGIPEQERKFLAGVEAQFDSEAAYSNIKEAVAKQGVIFVNSTEGLREHPELFRKWFGKVIPTGDNKFSALNSAVFSGGSFIYVPPGVKVSHPLQAYFRINAENFGQFERTLIIADEGAEVVYMEGCTAPKFSTSTLHSAVVELVALKGAKIQYITVQNWAPNVYNLVTKRGLAMEDAEIKWIDCNIGSRLTMKYPGVVLKGERARGEVISIALANDGQHQDTGAKMIHAANNTTSNVISKSISVGQGRATYRGQVHIPKNLKGCKNNTECDALLINTNSRTDTYPAITVRGDKNATQHEASVSKVSEDMIFYMQQRGLTEAQAMSLAVNGFINDLARQFPMEYSVELKRLIDLEMEGSVG, encoded by the coding sequence ATGAAACCTCCGAGTGAAACCGATGCCGTCGACGCCGCCGTCGAAAATCCAGTCGCGGGCATCGACCAATCCGCCGGCAACTTCAGCTACGACGTCAACTACGAGTTCGACGCCGGCACCGGCCTCACGGAAAACACCGTCCGCTACATCAGCTCGGTGAAGAAGGAAGCCGACTGGCTCCTCGAATTCCGCCTCAAGGCCCTCAAGACCTTCCTCGAAAAACCCATGCCCACGCATTGGGCGACGAAGGATCTCGAGAACATCAATTTCGACAAGATCCGCTATTACCTCTCGAGCGGCCAGAAGCCGAAGCGCACGTGGGACGAGGTCCCCGACGACATCAAGAAAACCTTCGAGCGCCTCGGCATCCCCGAGCAGGAGCGCAAGTTCCTCGCCGGCGTCGAAGCGCAGTTCGACTCCGAGGCCGCCTACTCGAACATCAAGGAAGCCGTCGCGAAGCAGGGCGTTATCTTCGTCAACTCCACCGAAGGCCTCCGCGAACACCCCGAGCTGTTCCGCAAGTGGTTCGGCAAGGTCATCCCGACCGGCGACAACAAGTTCTCCGCGCTCAACAGCGCCGTGTTCTCCGGCGGCTCCTTTATCTACGTCCCGCCGGGCGTGAAGGTCTCGCACCCGCTCCAAGCCTACTTCCGCATCAACGCGGAAAATTTCGGCCAATTCGAGCGCACGCTCATCATCGCCGACGAAGGCGCCGAGGTCGTCTACATGGAAGGCTGCACCGCGCCGAAGTTCTCCACCTCCACGCTGCACAGCGCGGTCGTCGAGCTCGTCGCGCTCAAGGGCGCCAAGATCCAATACATCACCGTCCAGAACTGGGCGCCCAACGTCTACAACCTCGTCACCAAGCGCGGCCTCGCGATGGAAGACGCCGAGATCAAGTGGATCGACTGCAACATCGGCAGCCGCCTCACCATGAAATACCCCGGCGTCGTTCTGAAGGGCGAGCGCGCCCGCGGCGAAGTCATCTCCATCGCCCTCGCCAACGACGGCCAGCACCAGGACACCGGCGCGAAGATGATCCACGCCGCCAACAACACGACGTCCAACGTCATCTCCAAATCCATCTCCGTCGGCCAGGGTCGCGCGACTTACCGCGGCCAAGTCCACATCCCGAAGAATCTCAAGGGCTGCAAAAACAACACGGAGTGCGACGCGCTGCTCATCAACACGAACAGCCGCACCGACACCTACCCCGCCATCACCGTGCGCGGCGACAAGAACGCCACGCAGCACGAGGCGAGCGTGTCCAAGGTTTCCGAAGACATGATCTTCTACATGCAACAGCGCGGCCTCACCGAAGCGCAGGCGATGAGCCTCGCCGTGAACGGCTTCATCAACGACCTCGCCCGCCAGTTCCCGATGGAATACTCGGTGGAGCTGAAGCGCCTCATCGACCTCGAAATGGAAGGCTCCGTCGGCTGA
- a CDS encoding sigma-54-dependent Fis family transcriptional regulator, whose amino-acid sequence MRFGAILAGAGFPPRRAQRYGLSGARGRLWSFAHAGDECSSPAKNGPERTRRGFRPRCTLGVLAEKRARAHSRDMAEEIDGVSVTAPESGTAGGQLIGESEVMRRLRRAAEEIARSDVTVLIEGESGTGKELVARLIHEHSARAARPFIFVNCAALPEQLVEAELFGYRKGAFTDARADKLGRFQLADGGTLFLDEIGDLSPKGQGDLLRVLEDGAFRMVGGTELVRVDVRVVAATNKNLLDAVAAGKFREDLYYRLHVIPIAVPPLRERAEDIPLLIEAFVVRFCAKHRRRAKRLAPEAMRLCQRFPWPGNIRQLRNVAERIVVTSSGPVIGVDELPDEIRAQESAGVSVEIRAGMTIEEAEKLLITQTIKHATANRAAAARLLGISRRALQYKLKRYGLLEPKVV is encoded by the coding sequence ATGAGGTTTGGTGCAATTCTTGCCGGGGCCGGATTTCCGCCGCGACGCGCGCAAAGATACGGTCTTAGTGGCGCGCGGGGGCGGCTTTGGAGCTTTGCTCATGCAGGCGATGAGTGCAGCTCACCGGCGAAAAATGGGCCGGAACGCACGCGACGCGGATTTCGCCCGCGCTGCACACTCGGCGTGCTTGCGGAAAAGCGCGCACGGGCGCATTCGCGAGACATGGCCGAGGAAATCGACGGGGTGAGCGTGACGGCGCCGGAGTCGGGCACCGCGGGCGGGCAACTCATCGGTGAAAGCGAAGTGATGCGACGCTTGCGACGCGCGGCGGAGGAGATCGCGCGGAGCGACGTGACCGTGCTGATCGAGGGCGAGAGCGGCACCGGCAAGGAGCTCGTGGCGCGGCTCATTCACGAACACAGCGCGCGGGCGGCGCGGCCCTTCATTTTCGTCAACTGCGCGGCGCTGCCCGAGCAACTCGTGGAGGCGGAGCTGTTCGGTTACCGCAAGGGCGCATTCACGGATGCGCGCGCGGACAAACTCGGGCGCTTCCAACTCGCGGACGGCGGCACGCTTTTTCTCGACGAGATCGGCGACCTTTCGCCGAAGGGGCAGGGCGACCTGCTGCGCGTGCTCGAGGACGGCGCGTTCCGCATGGTCGGTGGCACGGAGCTGGTCCGCGTCGACGTGCGCGTGGTGGCGGCGACGAACAAGAACCTGCTCGATGCGGTGGCGGCGGGGAAGTTTCGCGAGGATCTCTACTACCGCCTGCATGTGATTCCGATCGCGGTGCCGCCGCTGCGCGAGCGTGCGGAGGACATTCCGCTGTTGATCGAGGCGTTCGTGGTGCGCTTCTGCGCGAAGCACCGGCGCCGCGCGAAGCGGCTCGCGCCGGAGGCGATGCGGCTGTGCCAGCGGTTCCCGTGGCCGGGCAACATCCGGCAGCTGCGCAATGTCGCCGAGCGCATCGTCGTGACTTCGAGCGGGCCGGTGATTGGCGTCGATGAGTTGCCCGACGAAATTCGCGCGCAGGAAAGCGCCGGCGTCAGCGTGGAAATCCGCGCGGGCATGACGATCGAGGAGGCGGAGAAATTGCTCATCACTCAGACGATCAAACACGCCACGGCGAACCGCGCGGCCGCGGCGCGCCTGCTCGGCATCAGCCGTCGAGCGCTGCAATACAAGTTGAAGCGCTACGGGCTGCTCGAACCGAAGGTGGTCTGA
- a CDS encoding LamG domain-containing protein yields MLFRFLLALAAALSCVPVVPAQLIAYFPFAGNAVDATNHGFSANTVNATYTASGGYTGAGAQGGAYLFNGTSNYLEMAGLNINPSVYPRLTIGAWVRASSNTPIRQIVSQDNGGFDRSLGIDDRGSTTGWSAGIGSGGALGGESVATDTWTFVAVVYDQPAQTATLYVDDRAYTATNAVLGTGWNLTRVGMNPSSGQYFAGTIDELFFYNGALTASQLADVRLHGVSSIPEPSTFAFLGLGLGLVALAVRRRRE; encoded by the coding sequence GTGCTTTTCCGTTTTCTCCTCGCCCTCGCCGCCGCGCTTTCATGCGTCCCCGTCGTCCCAGCGCAGCTGATCGCGTATTTCCCGTTCGCCGGCAACGCCGTGGATGCGACCAATCACGGCTTCAGTGCCAACACCGTCAACGCCACCTACACCGCGAGCGGCGGCTACACCGGCGCGGGCGCCCAAGGCGGAGCCTACCTCTTCAACGGCACATCGAACTACCTCGAGATGGCCGGCCTCAACATCAACCCCAGCGTCTACCCGCGACTGACCATCGGTGCTTGGGTGCGCGCCTCCAGCAACACGCCGATCCGCCAGATCGTCTCGCAGGACAACGGAGGTTTCGACCGCTCCCTCGGCATCGACGACCGCGGCAGCACCACCGGCTGGAGCGCGGGCATCGGCAGCGGCGGCGCACTCGGCGGCGAGAGCGTCGCGACCGACACTTGGACCTTTGTCGCCGTCGTCTACGACCAGCCCGCACAAACCGCCACCCTCTACGTCGACGACCGCGCCTACACCGCCACCAATGCCGTGCTCGGCACGGGCTGGAACCTCACGCGCGTCGGCATGAATCCCAGTTCCGGCCAATACTTCGCCGGCACCATCGACGAGCTTTTCTTCTACAACGGCGCGCTCACCGCATCACAACTCGCGGACGTTCGCCTCCACGGCGTCTCCTCCATTCCCGAGCCCTCCACATTCGCGTTCCTGGGCCTCGGACTCGGGCTCGTCGCGCTCGCCGTGCGCCGTCGGCGCGAGTAG
- the sufC gene encoding Fe-S cluster assembly ATPase SufC translates to MSQLEIKDLHISIGEKPIVKGLSLTINQGEVHAIMGPNGTGKSTLSKAIAGHPDYTITSGDVLMNGQSILSMEVDERARAGLFLAFQYPSEIPGVSIANFLRAAVQARMAEGEELDATAYYKRLYSKMDMLKIDRKFTSRSVNEGFSGGEKKRCEILQMAMLEPKFSVMDETDSGLDIDALRIVAEGVNTLRGPNLGVLLITHYQRLLNYIVPDFVHVMYDGRIVKSGDKSLALELEAKGYDWVKKELVKA, encoded by the coding sequence ATGAGCCAACTCGAAATCAAAGACCTCCACATCAGCATCGGCGAGAAGCCCATCGTCAAAGGCCTCAGCCTGACGATCAATCAGGGCGAAGTGCACGCCATCATGGGCCCCAACGGCACCGGCAAAAGCACGCTCTCCAAGGCCATCGCCGGCCACCCCGACTACACGATCACGAGCGGTGACGTGCTGATGAACGGCCAGTCGATCCTCTCCATGGAAGTCGACGAGCGCGCCCGCGCCGGCCTCTTCCTCGCCTTCCAATACCCGAGCGAGATCCCGGGCGTCTCCATCGCCAACTTCCTCCGCGCCGCCGTCCAAGCCCGCATGGCCGAGGGCGAGGAGCTCGACGCCACCGCTTACTACAAGCGCCTCTACTCGAAGATGGACATGCTCAAGATCGACCGGAAGTTCACTTCCCGCTCGGTCAACGAAGGCTTCTCCGGCGGCGAAAAGAAGCGCTGCGAGATCCTCCAGATGGCGATGCTCGAACCCAAGTTCTCCGTCATGGACGAGACCGACTCCGGCCTCGACATCGACGCGCTGCGCATCGTCGCCGAAGGCGTCAACACCCTCCGCGGCCCCAACCTCGGCGTCCTCCTCATCACGCACTACCAACGCCTCCTGAACTACATCGTCCCGGACTTCGTCCACGTCATGTATGACGGCCGCATCGTGAAGAGCGGCGACAAGTCCCTCGCCCTCGAACTCGAGGCCAAGGGCTACGACTGGGTGAAGAAGGAACTCGTCAAAGCCTGA
- a CDS encoding acyltransferase: MRFAGLDLLRAIAILWVLFFHGLVLGLGTPFPFVARSGWMAVDLFFVLSGYLIALQLFSSFDRAEPGAIRKFYLRRAFRILPAYGVVVALYAWLPQWRESPGMQPAWQFLTFTQNFLIDYQHNIAFSHAWSLCVEEHFYLLFPCLAWGALRLGSARLVAALIAAVALGGVALRLWLWRHTLDGGAVLDTEPWRFVETVYYPTTVRCDGLLVGVTLAAIRSFRPAWWQRAAAHHAWVGALGAVVLAVAIAVAFPRTTEAAVVLGYPLLAVGFGLLLVMAASPASVWSRVEIPGARWLATITFSTYLTHKMTWAVLRDHFPAFVPKGTAQAFFVYGGSALLVGWLLYLAVEKPFLRLRQRFERPAPALTGEKIAKIA; this comes from the coding sequence ATGCGTTTTGCGGGACTGGATCTGCTGCGAGCGATCGCGATTTTGTGGGTGCTGTTTTTTCACGGCCTCGTGCTGGGGCTCGGCACGCCGTTCCCCTTTGTCGCCCGCTCCGGCTGGATGGCGGTGGACCTGTTCTTCGTCCTCAGCGGCTACTTGATCGCGCTGCAACTCTTCAGCTCGTTCGACCGCGCGGAGCCCGGCGCCATCCGAAAATTCTACCTTCGCCGCGCGTTCCGCATCCTGCCGGCTTACGGCGTCGTCGTGGCACTCTACGCGTGGCTGCCGCAGTGGCGCGAGTCGCCCGGGATGCAGCCCGCGTGGCAGTTCCTCACGTTCACGCAGAACTTCCTCATCGACTACCAACACAACATCGCGTTCTCGCACGCGTGGTCGCTGTGCGTGGAGGAGCATTTTTATCTGCTCTTCCCGTGTCTCGCATGGGGCGCGTTGCGGCTCGGCTCCGCGCGCCTCGTCGCCGCGCTCATCGCCGCCGTCGCGCTCGGCGGCGTGGCGCTCCGCTTGTGGCTCTGGCGGCACACGCTCGACGGGGGCGCGGTGCTCGACACCGAGCCGTGGCGTTTCGTGGAAACAGTTTACTATCCCACGACGGTGCGCTGCGACGGTTTGCTCGTCGGCGTGACGCTCGCCGCGATCCGCAGCTTTCGTCCCGCGTGGTGGCAACGCGCCGCGGCGCACCACGCGTGGGTCGGCGCGCTCGGGGCGGTCGTGCTCGCGGTCGCCATCGCGGTGGCATTCCCGCGCACGACGGAAGCCGCAGTCGTGCTCGGCTACCCGTTGCTCGCCGTCGGCTTTGGCCTGCTCCTCGTGATGGCCGCGAGCCCGGCCAGCGTGTGGTCGCGCGTGGAAATCCCCGGCGCCCGCTGGCTCGCGACGATCACGTTCAGCACCTACCTCACGCACAAGATGACCTGGGCCGTGCTGCGCGACCACTTCCCCGCCTTCGTGCCGAAGGGCACGGCGCAGGCCTTTTTCGTCTATGGCGGCAGCGCGCTGCTTGTCGGCTGGTTGCTCTATCTCGCCGTGGAAAAACCGTTCCTGCGCCTGCGCCAACGGTTCGAACGCCCCGCCCCCGCACTGACCGGCGAAAAAATAGCCAAAATCGCCTGA